A portion of the Manihot esculenta cultivar AM560-2 chromosome 2, M.esculenta_v8, whole genome shotgun sequence genome contains these proteins:
- the LOC110605285 gene encoding uncharacterized protein LOC110605285, with product MEAGSEIREIQETNPNPKESSQNAPNPGPKPKTVRTKVPEVEIHLYRRGKGPIDVFKASLGGWDQDQLEVRDILEKYGFKSVYAFNPASGRAAPIRFNRRNGRSMIGYRDGSVICIDGEPKDSMIKPVTKILFGVAVITLFITMAVKDPPEWIKKSNFFGGSFSPWILACAVIVFTRMRKRTSDFLKKQGW from the exons ATGGAGGCGGGCAGCGAAATCAGAGAAATCCAAGAGACGAACCCAAATCCCAAAGAATCTTCACAGAATGCTCCGAATCCGGGCCCGAAACCTAAAACGGTCAGGACAAAGGTGCCGGAGGTCGAGATCCACCTCTACCGACGAGGCAAGGGTCCTATCGACGTGTTCAAGGCGAGTTTGGGAGGGTGGGACCAGGACCAGCTGGAGGTTCGAGATATCCTCGAGAAGTACGGGTTCAAGTCGGTCTATGCATTCAATCCTGCCTCCGGCAGGGCCGCTCCGATCAGGTTCAATCGGAGGAATGGAAGGTCTATGATTGGATATAGAGATGGATCCGTGATTTGCATTGATGGAGAGCCAAAG GACTCCATGATCAAACCTGTGACCAAGATACTGTTTGGGGTAGCAGTGATAACTCTTTTCATAACAATGGCAGTGAAAGATCCTCCTGAATGGATCAAAAAATCAAACTTTTTCGGTGGAAGCTTCTCCCCATGGATCCTTGCTTGTGCAGTTATTGTTTTTACTCGCATGAGGAAGAGAACTAGCGACTTCTTAAAGAAGCAAGGCTGGTAA
- the LOC110608847 gene encoding MA3 DOMAIN-CONTAINING TRANSLATION REGULATORY FACTOR 2, translating into MEFGDSFVSNEHQGSTQSASENADPFSVSPLQISVNTKSPKSPGPNSPRPPTSPRSPKAHSKFGTNKGSPSKGSPLMYDRHSHSLFLSGGKDTECNYSLDPSDPKDDSSEVIKESHLLKLTVDFEEYKKKTTVIVEEYFANDDIVSTANELSEIGMPGYNYYFVKKLVSMAMDRHDKEKEMAAVLLSALYADIIDPSQVYKGFSKLVEASDDLIVDIPDTVDVLALFIARAVVDDILPPAFLKKQMNSLPAESKGVDVLKRAEKGYLAAPLHAEIIERRWGGSKNKTVEDVKANINNLLVEYILSGDKKEAFRCIKDLNVPFFHHEIIKRAVTMAMERPQAEGRLLDLLKDAAEEGLLNTSQITKGFNRMIDAVDDLSLDIPNARGILQSLISKASSEGWLSASSLKSLSFAPVKQPLEDSAATIFKKKAQCIIQEYFLSGDISEVSRCLESDNGNSSAELNAIFVKRLITLAMDRKNREKEMASVLLSSLCFPADDVSNGFVMLIESADDTALDIPEVVEDLAMFLARAVVDEVLAPQHMEEIESQFLGLESIGSKVLRMAQSSLKARLAGERILRCWGGGGSSRPGWAVEDVKDKIGKLLEEYESGGDIREACRCIKELGMPFFHHEVIKKALVRMFEKKDERIWRLLKEGFCSGLLTPYQMMKGFSRVAESLDDLALDVPDAKKQFAHCVERAKVAGWLDSSFCFDKSGNAIANGTCP; encoded by the exons ATGGAGTTCGGTGATAGTTTTGTATCAAATGAGCACCAAGGGTCTACACAATCTGCTTCAGAGAACGCAGATCCATTTTCGGTTTCTCCATTGCAGATCTCAGTGAATACGAAGTCTCCAAAATCACCAGGACCAAATTCACCAAGGCCCCCAACCTCGCCCAGGTCCCCAAAGGCACATAGCAAATTTGGCACAAACAAAGGTAGCCCAAGCAAGGGGAGCCCACTCATGTATGATAGACATTCGCATTC tctttttctttcagGTGGTAAAGATACAGAATGCAATTATTCTCTTGATCCCAGTGACCCAAAGGATGATAGCAGTGAGGTAATTAAAGAATCCCACCTTTT AAAACTGACAGTAGATTTTGAGGAGTACAAGAAGAAGACAACAGTAATAGTGGAGGAGTATTTTGCAAATGATGACATTGTCTCAACTGCCAATGAATTAAGTGAAATTGGAATGCCCGGTTACAACTATTATTTTGTAAAGAAACTTGTCTCTATGGCTATGGACAGACATGATAAAGAGAAGGAAATGGCTGCTGTTCTTTTATCTGCTCTATATGCTGACATCATTGATCCTTCACAAGTTTACAAAGGATTTAGTAAATTGGTAGAGGCTTCAGATGACTTAATTGTAGATATCCCTGACACAGTTGATGTTCTTGCTCTGTTCATTGCTAGAGCTGTGGTTGATGACATACTCCCACCTGCATTTTTGAAAAAACAAATGAATTCTTTACCAGCTGAATCAAAGGGGGTTGATGTATTAAAAAGAGCTGAAAAGGGCTATCTAGCAGCGCCTCTTCATGCTGAAATTATTGAGCGCCGATGGGGAGGTAGCAAGAATAAAACAGTTGAGGATGTGAAGGCTAATATAAACAATTTGCTAGTAGAGTATATACTGAGTGGTGATAAGAAAGAAGCATTCAGATGCATCAAGGATTTAAATGTTCCCTTCTTtcatcatgaaataattaaaCGAGCAGTTACAATGGCAATGGAAAGGCCGCAAGCTGAAGGCCGGCTACTGGATTTGCTGAAGGATGCTGCTGAAGAAGGGTTGCTTAACACAAGCCAGATAACGAAAGGGTTTAACCGAATGATAGATGCAGTGGATGACTTGTCCCTTGACATCCCAAATGCAAGAGGCATATTGCAGTCTTTAATTTCCAAGGCTTCTTCAGAGGGTTGGTTGAGTGCTTCATCTTTGAAGTCACTCTCATTTGCACCGGTGAAACAACCTTTAGAAGATTCTGCTGCTACGATTTTCAAGAAAAAGGCTCAATGTATTATTCAAGAATATTTTTTGTCTGGTGATATTTCAGAGGTCAGTAGGTGTCTCGAATCAGACAACGGTAATAGTTCCGCTGAGTTGAATGCTATCTTTGTTAAAAGATTAATAACTCTAGCAATGGAtagaaaaaatagagaaaaggaAATGGCTTCTGTTTTGCTGTCATCTTTGTGCTTTCCAGCAGATGATGTCTCGAATGGATTTGTTATGTTGATAGAATCTGCAGATGACACAGCTTTGGATATTCCAGAAGTTGTAGAGGATCTTGCAATGTTTTTAGCCAGAGCAGTTGTGGATGAAGTGTTGGCCCCACAACACATGGAGGAAATTGAAAGCCAATTCTTGGGTCTAGAGTCAATTGGAAGCAAGGTCCTTCGAATGGCGCAGTCATCGCTAAAGGCTCGACTTGCTGGGGAGCGAATCCTAAGGTGTTGGGGTGGAGGAGGTAGCAGTAGACCTGGATGGGCAGTTGAGGATGTCAAGGATAAAATTGGAAAGTTGCTGGAGGAGTATGAATCTGGAGGAGATATCAGGGAAGCTTGCCGCTGCATAAAGGAACTAGGCATGCCATTTTTCCACCATGAGGTCATCAAAAAAGCATTAGTGAGGATGTTTGAGAAAAAGGATGAAAGAATATGGCGACTACTTAAAGAGGGTTTCTGTTCAGGGCTCCTAACTCCGTACCAAATGATGAAAGGCTTCAGTAGGGTAGCAGAATCTCTCGATGACTTGGCTCTGGATGTGCCTGATGCTAAGAAACAATTTGCACATTGTGTTGAGAGAGCTAAAGTTGCAGGGTGGTTGGATTCCTCATTTTGTTTCGACAAATCAGGAAATGCTATAGCTAATGGCACTTGTCCATGA
- the LOC110602999 gene encoding tRNA pseudouridine(38/39) synthase isoform X1: protein MSVEEEAVINLQSQVASLRNRVKELEAENAKLSARLSKCRCNETEEKLHRRESGEVNPGGRETAKTKTRVYDTGSMNHLQKRFVALKLMYFGQRFYGFSSEGQMDPTIESEIFKALERTRLLIGDKKDIKYSRCGRTDKGVSAVGQVIALFLRSKLKDVDANNKISGEIVSEEHNGEIDYVGVLNRVLPNDIRIVGWSPVPNDFSARFSCLSREYKYFFWVDKLNLLAMESAGKKFIGEHDFRNFCKMDALNVHNYRRHITSFEISPCEMRSEGNQLGAIKIKGSAFLWHQVRCMVAVLFLIGQGLESPDVIDVLLDIDRTTRKPQYPMAPEIPLVLHSCEFGGLKFTCSADAGRALRTHFKNECQLYQLQAAIFHDALLSCLPLSKSAEDNSDKSPWNETDKKRASHVLLMSRPTEPSYKERQAKLENMKPRAR, encoded by the exons ATGTCAGTAGAAGAAGAAGCTGTGATCAATTTGCAATCTCAAGTAGCTTCTCTTCGAAACAGAGTCAAG GAATTGGAGGCTGAGAATGCTAAATTATCCGCTCGGCTCTCAAAGTGTCGCTGCAATGAG ACGGAGGAGAAGCTTCATAGAAGAGAGAGTGGGGAAGTAAATCCTGGAGGGCGTGAGACTGCTAAAACGAAAACAAGAG TATATGACACAGGGTCCATGAATCACCTTCAGAAGAGATTTGTAGCTTTAAAACTCATGTATTTTGGTCAAAG GTTTTATGGGTTTTCTTCAGAAGGACAGATGGATCCAACTATTGAG TCTGAGATTTTCAAAGCTCTTGAAAGGACAAGACTTTTAATTGGTGATAAGAAGGATATAAAGTATTCACGATGTGGTAGAACAGACAAAGGAGTTTCTGCTGTTGGGCAA GTGATTGCTTTGTTTTTGCGATCCAAACTCAAGGACGTTGATGCAAACAACAAAATTTCAGGGGAAATTGTTTCAGAAGAACATAATG GAGAAATTGATTATGTGGGAGTATTGAATCGAGTCCTTCCAAATGATATTCGAATTGTAGGCTGGTCTCCTGTTCCAAATGATTTTAGTGCGAG GTTTAGCTGTCTCAGTAGGGAGTATAAATATTTCTTTTGGGTTGACAAACTGAATCTCTTG GCTATGGAGAGTGCAGGTAAGAAATTTATTGGGGAGCATGACTTCAGAAACTTCTGTAAGATGGATGCACTGAACGTGCACAACTACAGGAGGCACATAACATCATTTGAAATCTCTCCATGTGAAATGAG GTCTGAAGGCAATCAACTTGgtgcaataaaaattaaaggtaGTGCTTTCCTGTGGCACCAGGTCCGGTGTATGGTTGCTGTGCTATTTCTGATTGGCCAAGGTCTTGAATCCCCAGAT GTGATAGATGTATTGCTGGATATTGATAGGACAACAAGGAAACCCCAGTATCCCATGGCTCCGGAAATTCCCTTGGTTCTTCATTCCTGTGAATTCGGAGGTCTCAAGTTTACATGTTCAGCAG ATGCTGGGCGAGCTCTGCGCACTCATTTCAAGAATGAATGTCAGCTATACCAACTCCAAGCTGCTATCTTTCATGATGCTCTACTCAGCTGTTTGCCTTTGTCAAAAAGTGCTGAAGACAATTCTG ATAAGAGCCCATGGAATGAAACAGACAAAAAGAGAGCTTCCCATGTTCTTCTCATGTCAAGGCCAACTGAGC CATCTTACAAAGAACGGCAGGCAAAACTGGAAAATATGAAGCCAAGAGCTCGTTGA
- the LOC110602999 gene encoding tRNA pseudouridine(38/39) synthase isoform X2 encodes MNHLQKRFVALKLMYFGQRFYGFSSEGQMDPTIESEIFKALERTRLLIGDKKDIKYSRCGRTDKGVSAVGQVIALFLRSKLKDVDANNKISGEIVSEEHNGEIDYVGVLNRVLPNDIRIVGWSPVPNDFSARFSCLSREYKYFFWVDKLNLLAMESAGKKFIGEHDFRNFCKMDALNVHNYRRHITSFEISPCEMRSEGNQLGAIKIKGSAFLWHQVRCMVAVLFLIGQGLESPDVIDVLLDIDRTTRKPQYPMAPEIPLVLHSCEFGGLKFTCSADAGRALRTHFKNECQLYQLQAAIFHDALLSCLPLSKSAEDNSDKSPWNETDKKRASHVLLMSRPTEPSYKERQAKLENMKPRAR; translated from the exons ATGAATCACCTTCAGAAGAGATTTGTAGCTTTAAAACTCATGTATTTTGGTCAAAG GTTTTATGGGTTTTCTTCAGAAGGACAGATGGATCCAACTATTGAG TCTGAGATTTTCAAAGCTCTTGAAAGGACAAGACTTTTAATTGGTGATAAGAAGGATATAAAGTATTCACGATGTGGTAGAACAGACAAAGGAGTTTCTGCTGTTGGGCAA GTGATTGCTTTGTTTTTGCGATCCAAACTCAAGGACGTTGATGCAAACAACAAAATTTCAGGGGAAATTGTTTCAGAAGAACATAATG GAGAAATTGATTATGTGGGAGTATTGAATCGAGTCCTTCCAAATGATATTCGAATTGTAGGCTGGTCTCCTGTTCCAAATGATTTTAGTGCGAG GTTTAGCTGTCTCAGTAGGGAGTATAAATATTTCTTTTGGGTTGACAAACTGAATCTCTTG GCTATGGAGAGTGCAGGTAAGAAATTTATTGGGGAGCATGACTTCAGAAACTTCTGTAAGATGGATGCACTGAACGTGCACAACTACAGGAGGCACATAACATCATTTGAAATCTCTCCATGTGAAATGAG GTCTGAAGGCAATCAACTTGgtgcaataaaaattaaaggtaGTGCTTTCCTGTGGCACCAGGTCCGGTGTATGGTTGCTGTGCTATTTCTGATTGGCCAAGGTCTTGAATCCCCAGAT GTGATAGATGTATTGCTGGATATTGATAGGACAACAAGGAAACCCCAGTATCCCATGGCTCCGGAAATTCCCTTGGTTCTTCATTCCTGTGAATTCGGAGGTCTCAAGTTTACATGTTCAGCAG ATGCTGGGCGAGCTCTGCGCACTCATTTCAAGAATGAATGTCAGCTATACCAACTCCAAGCTGCTATCTTTCATGATGCTCTACTCAGCTGTTTGCCTTTGTCAAAAAGTGCTGAAGACAATTCTG ATAAGAGCCCATGGAATGAAACAGACAAAAAGAGAGCTTCCCATGTTCTTCTCATGTCAAGGCCAACTGAGC CATCTTACAAAGAACGGCAGGCAAAACTGGAAAATATGAAGCCAAGAGCTCGTTGA